The DNA region ACAAGACGCGCATCATCTACTTCGACCAGGtgagcgggggccgggggggggggatccccgcggggccggggtgcccgtgccccccgccgGGACGCGGCCGGGCGCCATCAACAGGTGCCGCCGCCCGCTCGCCCCGAGggccaccacccccccccgcgcccccacTCCTCCCATTTCCTTAATCCCGGCCGAAagttggggggcggggggcggctgcctGCCGGGAGCCCCCGCGGAGCCCCCgcaccccaaggctggagagacgggggggccgggcagcgcgcagctggggggggcaccTCAGGCCCCCCAGTAGTTTCCCAGTTGcccccggggggcggggggcggccgcccgTGCGGGGCAGCCGCCGTCGGGGCGCCGGGGCCGTTCGCCGCCGGCCCCTCCTCCGCACAGCGCCCgggggccgcagcccccgcggTGCGTGGCTCCAAGTAAGTTTCCGGGGCGCAGCGGGGCCCCGGGCGGGCTCCGCGGGTCTGCgccgggaggggggggcggccgggccggggcgcggggggcgcggggggcgcgggggtcGCCCTCGCTCCGCACGGGCAGGAcgcggccccggggctcggGGTGGGGTTtgccctggggcaggcagcctgtggcGATGCCCGACGGCTTGCGCAGCccgggagaggggagagaagaacgcattttaaggaaaaaaatcatttaacttTTCTGTAACAGCCACGGGTTCATAGCACAGCCCCTCTCGCCTCAGTTGCTAACATCCACATCCAGATGCCAGCACACGCACTCCTGTCCTAGGGCAAGTCCGAGGGAATTGAGACGGATGGTTTTGCGCTTCCTACACCGTATGATAATGCACAGTAAACTGTCGTGACGACTGAAGCCGGAGATGTCACGTAGCTTAATGCTAGCAATGTAAATTACCCCGACTTCACGGACATTCCTGGTGGCTTTATAGGGCTGTGTCTGGCATAAACGAGCCTGAAAATATcaattaaaaccaaagcataactaagtggaaagaaagaaaaatgtggtcATTAAAGAAGGTATTTAGCATATGGGCGATGCACTCATTTAATATGTTCCCCTCTGTTACTTGGCTCTGTTTAATCAAACCCAAATTATTATCAGTGCTTACAAAACCAGGTAAAGCAGCAGAGCCGCACAGCCAGTTTTTGCTCAGATATGCCAGGTATTTCAGTAGCTCAGTCTGGCTGTAAACTGGTGAATGAATGGTATTGTTCACATACAGCCTTCCTCACAGCTTGAGACTTTCAGGAAGAGTGTTGACTTGACCGTTGCTTTTTAGCCAAAAGCAGTATGCCACTCCCTGAATCAGTGTTTTGATGTCATTTTGGGGGAATGGTgaacaaaaatgcctttttgtaATCTCCTCTAAACATCTGTAGAAGAAAGGTCCTGAAGGTATGATGTAGtagcaaaggaagaaatattttccaccCTAATTTTTCTATAGTAAAGGTGTACTATAAATACAACTAAATATCCATCTTAATAGTCCAACTTAATTGAGAGAACAATGAATAAACCGGCATAGATGTAGATTACAAAATTTCCATGGGTGAATGTTTTCTAAAGTTGAtagtctgtattttttatttagcacTGAATACCTGTACTAATTCCCATgctatatttttgtttgtagaTCCTAGTAAATGTGGGCAATTTTTTCACGTTGGAGTCTGTCTTTGTAGCACCAAGAAAAGGAATTTACAGTTTCAGTTTTCACGTAATTAAAGTCTATCAGAGTCAAACAATTCAGGTACGTTGATCAAGTATGATTATCAAATCTTTTACTTAAATTGTTTATTTAGAATAGGAGCTTGACTGAACACATGAGTATTTAACAcactttgaaggaaaaatagcTTAGTTTAAAGCAACCTGTGGTGTAGCGTTCCTAGCAGTAGAGTGAATACATTCAAACTGAACAGCTGTAATAAGGCAGGATCCTCACCTCAGATAAATTGCCATAGCTGCACTTCTATACCATAAGAACTGAATATTTGGGTTCATATAAAGCATTAAATAGAATGAATCATCCAAGAGTAAAACGGAGCTCTAACTTTCACTTAATTGCATAAATACTATTGAAGAGTCGTATTTGGCTACAGGTTAAACTCACTGTCTTGAATGAGTTCTGGGGCTACATACCAGATTTGGttatttttgtaacagtttGTGACCTGGCTGACAGCTCATGATGCCAGGGATCTATTTATGTCATCAGTCTGCGGTGGACCAAGGTTAGTTAAGGTGGTTTACTTGCTCTGTACTACACTGACATGTTATACCTCTACAGGCATGTCTTCTAGGGAACCTTTATAGcagtttaaactttttttcaccATATACTACATAAAAGATGtgtcatatattaaaaaaaagagagtgatCCTGCACTTTCCTCTGTAGCATGATAGCAGCTGAACTACCCAATTAAATATAAATACGTGCTAGCTTAGAGGAAAAGCCTCTAAGTTCCAGAACATCCCCTCGCTGAGCCAACAGTAAATTCCTTAAAGTACCTTCCTTAATCCTCATGCCAGGTCATGCAATTTCTGTGACACACATACTGGTTTTCTAGATCTGGAATAATATCTGTGGCTTCCCTTGTTTCTATCCATGAGACCACTAGATTCACAGAAGTACTTGATACTTTTCCCCTGATCCCTCTTGCTCCTGAATACGGTTTTCACTGTACAAGGCTGAGACGAAATGGATTTCTGCGGGATTGATCAACCATTTTTTTGTGGCAGCTCTGGCTTTGGGTTACCGGTAAAGCTCCTGAGAAAAGTGTAAATGGTAGAGATGGCAGAGAAAGCTGGTGCGAGACACATTCACACCCCTACATCAGGAAATCATGGTTCCATTCAGGTCAATGACAAAAGTCTTAGATCAAATATTGACCTCGTGAAAATCTCTATAATGAGCTTATAAGCTATTCAATATGCTCAAACTTTGTTCCTTTCACTCTGTTAAAAACTGAAGGTTGAAATGGCTTAGAGTGAGTGACTGTATGTCAGCCAGCttaattgtatttaaaagacatactGCCGAGAAAGATGTCAAGGTTTGGCTTCTGGAAGCCCAGTGCAGACTTTGGTGTCTCACATACCAGGTACTCAAACCTGGGAGTTCAGGGCTTGTAACAGGGAATGTTACAACCTCCGCATGACCTGAAATCTTTCATAGATCAAGGGTTTCTGAAGTGATGGATGGGTGTGGTTGGCTCCGTTTTGGTGTAGTTAACGTGAGACCATCTGAGGCAAACCTGTGATGTATCTTCTGCTGTGATTAAAATAACTATAAGATGATCTGCAGGGGAACCTGACCTAGAGAGATGGTACAGAAGGAATGagataaaccaaaaccaaacaatgaGTAAACTCTTGATGCcctttttttgcatgtgtgatAACTAGGGGGGAGGACCGAAAGCCATTGCAGTGGAGCAAACGAGCTCGAGCCACGTGCAGACCTAAACACCACTAAATCACCTGGAGGCTTCCTACATAAGTGATATTACTATGCCCCTGGAACATCTGTTAGTGCCATTAAATATCATTAAACTGAAATTGGTTCCCTGGGGACATCTGATTAAGTGGATTTCCCAGATAGGCGAATCCCAAATCAGGGCCAGATCCTGCTGCCCTGACTTATGCTGAGCACTAATTTATTCCATGGCGACTCCCATTAAAATTAATGGGAGCATATGCAAGGCCAGCATACTTGATATGAATAAGCATTTCATAATTCACCCCTCTGTGACTGCATTATagctgcttaaaaagaaaaagcagaagaaagcaggtAGTTTGCCACTggggaaatgaaaaatgcctGGATCTGTCCattcccccagcccctgcccgtCTTTATTTACAGAGTGTCTGTGTGATGTTGCTTTCAGAGCAGAGACTGTGCTgactttcagaagtgttttataGAAAAATGGATTCAGTACCAAAACACAGAGCAGTGGTTCATAAAGCTAAAGGTCTGGTCTAGACTTTAAAACTAAGCTGCCGTCAGTAATTGAAGGGACATACCTTTTGCTCTCAAAGAAGTGTAAGCTCCCAGCCTACTGCAGTACCTTTGACATCTCATTAGGTGCCTGTATCGCATCTCTGGGTGCCCAAGTTTCTTTAAAGGGTCTTCTTCGCTAGTAAGTGTCTGAATAACCTGTGAGGTAGGCAAAGTGAAATGACGTGAGGTAATAGCTCACGGTCCATACCGCCAGAGAGTTACAACAATTAACGTGCCCAAGCAACAGATGAAAGCAATGTCGCATGGCCTTTCACACCCACTGAGCCCGGAGCATGGCACACAGTGGAGAGTGTCCCATCAACTTCACTCAGCTGCAGGTCACGCCCGTGAAACAGGAATGTGCTTGTACACTccaaataaatgtaattattagtttaaaacaaaacaaaacaaagagtgAAGATTGGGACCTTAGCAGACCTCTTACACTGTAGTTAATATTCAGTGATAGTTCTTGATGTTTTCTTGTTAATTAGAGCTTTTCAGCGATTTTTCTCTTGTAGGTTAATTTGATGCTAAATGGAAAGCCAgtcatttctgcttttgctggggACAAGGACGTCACACGTGAAGCTGCCACTAATGGAGTCCTGCTCTACCTAGACAAGGAGGATAAGGTTTACCTGAAATTGGAGAAAGGTAATCTGGTCGGTGGATGGCAGTATTCTACGTTTTCTGGCTTTCTGGTCTTTCCCCTGTAAAGTCAATTTTCCTGTGACATTCATCCAGGTGTGGACTCATCATTGCCTCTGTTACATGAAGATCATTTTATCATCATGGGATTGATGTTTCTTTATTGGTTTTTCATGGGTGAATATGGATTCTCTTTATGGATTTTGGCCCCATCTGAACTACTCAGAAGTCTCACAgaatttttgtgtttaaatacaATATATTTGGATTGAGACTAAAGCAGACAATAAATATCTATGCTTAATGTTACAGTCTAAAGCTGCCTGCAAGATTTATTCAGATTTCATTTACTGGACTTATTGGATTCATGGGAGAAGtggattttctttaattatgaaAAGACTGGCAACCAGGTCTATCATTTAAGAGAGTTTGAGTTCAGACTTCAATCAAGAGTTAGTGTGTTGCTGCCAAAGAACTGTATATTGATATATTGGTCATACATGTTTTTGTCATTGGGACTTAACTGACATGAGCTATTCCATTGTCTTGAGAAAGGTAATTATTATTGATAAGTGGTTGACTTTACTTCCCCTCTGCGTGTAGTGTGTTGGATGGTTCACCCATATATTTATGCTCTGTCACCGGTCACAATCAAGTCTAGTCTACATAAAGCTAAGAGGTTATGGTTGTATTTTAGTTGGGTATGTAAGGTATTCCTCTTCTCCATGTGCTGTTTTCTAAAAGAAGAGCAGATTATAaccattaagaaaaatattcttaccAGGGTTAAAGGTGATCATTCAGGCACAACTTTGCAAAACAGCTTTGCCCTGCAGGAAATCTCACACTTGTTCTTCAATTTTAATTAACATGATTGATAATAACTGCTTTATTAAAAACCTAAGGGATTCCTTCCTTAGACACAGTCACTTTATTAGCTGAAGATGAGATCCCCTTGTTTGTAATTATGTCTATTTTTCAAACCTTCTGTTGTGTTAAAGGTATCTTCTGGTTTTGCCTTAACTCCACAACTGTATGTAATTTTAGATCATACGTTTAACAAATATTAAATCCAAATAGCCGGTACCTAACTCGGTGCAATATCTTTTCGGCTTTTTGTACAGGTCATATGAATTCATaaacttatttattttatcattattacataATAAAGATTAATATATGTTAGCTGAATTTTTGACCTTTGGATTTTGGAAGTCACttcatgctatttttttattGGATATAATTATTATATGCAAAGTGTAAGCTTTTGGGATTCACAGAATGCCTGGGGGGCAGGCAAACTGTCATAGTTTAGTCTGGCAGAATCCTAGAGGTAATCAGAAAGATCTAGAAATAACctatgcattttatttaaaaaacatttaggCAGAAATCCTGGTTTCACTGAAGTTAGTGTTAAGAATCACATTGATTCCAAAGGATTTTGGATAAGACCTGTGCTTTAGGTTTTGTCATGAGTATTAAACTCCAGTGCAATCAAATTGAAtatcaattaaaaattattttcacatgaaCTGCTAATGAAACCTCCATCCCTCATGCCTAAAATATACACTGAATTTGATGGATATTTGTGCCTTGCAATATCATGAAGGATAcgattctaaattaaaaaaacttgaGGAACATTTTGGATGGAAGAATATCCAGCAATCTGGGACCTTCTCTAAAAGCCAGTTTAGGCTTGGATTTGCTGTTTTAGGTAATCTGTTTCCAAATTCTTCACTTGCTCGCCAAGTGCAGTGTATCATATTGCTCTAAATGCTGTAAATGGATATTTCACTGGTTTAAAGTCTAATGCATGGCTGGTTGATGCTGCTGATAAAAATATCAGGGAATCAGCGGCACAGAATTGTGCCCACATTCCTTATTTTTCTGGACCCAACATACAGGATTTTTGGGGGAATTTCAGGAAGATAGGTGGGTACATTTGCGCTTCTATGGAATAAGTCAGATGAGGAGGTAATTTTATTAGTCACAGTATCATTTCTGTACAGAACACTGCAGTTTGTGAGGAAGTGGAAAGACACGGCAAGAAGGCGAATGATTTACATTgctgaaaaacataaaaaagttTTCCATTATGACTAATCAAAATGTATCACCACTGTACCCCAaaaacgtgtgtgtgtgtatatatgtatatctaaaAAACCCTGGGATTGCAGCACCTAATATGCATGGTATTATAAAAAGGTTATTTGTCATAAGAGTTTATTTTAGAGAGGAACATCAGTATTTTGTATAAAATTGGCAAAAATCTGAAAGCTCACCTTACCCATTGATATGTAATGTAAAGGAAATATTATTCCTACatggacagaagaaaaatggcattaaaGGTTTCAGTATACTTTTCAGAATGATCAAATGTATCTAATTAGTTTGTAAACATATGATCTTTAAAAGCTGCCTTTAGCAGTCAGCAATAATACCGAACTATCTCAATATACTGTTGATTTCCCCTTggcaaaacatttctgattgCTTCAGAGTCATTAACAGTTATTTAAACTTTAACTAGAGAGTCTAGGAAGTTATTCAATTAAGGAGATATGTTCTGATGGAAATGTCctaaatttttcttctcagcctCTAAAATCAGAATTACTAATTATTTTGCTagataaaggggaaaaagttgCAGAGAAGTCACTGTAAAGCAGCTTGTGTTATCTTCACACAACACTGAGCACTGACTCTGCTCAGAGGTGGCCTCTGGAGATGGGCAACTGCACACCCGTTCTCTTAGCtcacatttaaacatttttaataataatgaacTATGGGTTTTGGACTACAGTTTGAGCTACTTTCCAGA from Pelecanus crispus isolate bPelCri1 chromosome 14, bPelCri1.pri, whole genome shotgun sequence includes:
- the CBLN4 gene encoding cerebellin-4, translating into MGWRLLPALLLALALGGPAARAQNDTEPIVLEGKCLVVCDSNPATDAKGSSSSPLGISVRAANSKVAFSAVRSTNHEPSEMSNKTRIIYFDQILVNVGNFFTLESVFVAPRKGIYSFSFHVIKVYQSQTIQVNLMLNGKPVISAFAGDKDVTREAATNGVLLYLDKEDKVYLKLEKGNLVGGWQYSTFSGFLVFPL